One genomic segment of Clostridium saccharoperbutylacetonicum N1-4(HMT) includes these proteins:
- the ppx gene encoding exopolyphosphatase, whose amino-acid sequence MKNIAVIDIGSNSMRVLVYEIYENNSFKIIDEEKRMTRLGEYIDKNNKLSNEGIEKLLITLEFFKILCEKNNVVEIIVVATEAVRRSENRDDILGLIKKNTGLNIRILSGLEESAYGYITIQSTMDISDAILIDIGGSSMEITLVKDRKISHGISLPLGSIPLTKLFPFDENEKEDLSADFKKFIFKEFDKLPWLKNEKDLPLIGIGGTARSIGKIHKKFISYPLDLLHNYSVSFEEIKILYDYVISLDFNQKQKLKGLPKERVDIFTAPFSALVMLMDYCNCPLLKISQYGIREGVLYEKLLGKDIHNIDILEFSLNNILTNNDLNITHADKIRDLCFVIYKYLENSNSKYSRLENKLLGIIAKLHDVGVSISVKHAYKHSFYIIINSLIAGLSHKEILMTAYSIALSGKFDYKIIDEYKDLLTKDQILICKRLSTILCLAHKIDKYFYNSLAEVVVINEKDNFKLAIPKASVKYMKDSLPVEMDESFKKCFDKKLCIIEL is encoded by the coding sequence ATGAAAAATATTGCAGTAATTGATATTGGTTCTAACTCTATGAGAGTTTTAGTATATGAAATATACGAAAATAACTCTTTTAAAATTATTGATGAAGAAAAAAGAATGACACGACTTGGAGAATATATTGATAAAAATAATAAACTTTCTAACGAAGGCATTGAAAAATTATTAATAACTCTTGAATTTTTTAAAATTCTTTGTGAAAAAAATAATGTTGTTGAAATAATAGTAGTTGCAACAGAAGCAGTTAGACGTTCAGAAAATAGAGATGATATCTTAGGTTTAATAAAGAAAAATACAGGTTTAAATATTAGAATTCTAAGCGGATTAGAAGAATCAGCCTATGGTTATATAACAATTCAATCAACGATGGATATTAGTGATGCTATACTGATAGATATTGGTGGTTCTAGTATGGAAATCACTTTAGTTAAGGATAGAAAAATATCACACGGAATAAGTTTACCTTTAGGTTCAATTCCACTAACTAAACTATTTCCTTTTGATGAAAATGAAAAGGAAGATTTATCAGCAGATTTCAAAAAGTTTATTTTTAAAGAATTCGATAAATTACCTTGGCTAAAAAACGAAAAAGATTTACCTTTAATCGGTATTGGTGGTACAGCCCGTTCCATCGGGAAAATACATAAAAAATTTATTTCTTATCCTTTAGATTTATTGCATAATTATTCAGTATCCTTTGAGGAAATCAAAATTCTTTATGACTATGTTATTAGTCTTGATTTTAATCAAAAACAAAAGTTAAAAGGCTTACCTAAAGAAAGAGTTGATATTTTTACAGCACCTTTTTCTGCTCTAGTTATGCTTATGGACTATTGTAATTGTCCACTTTTAAAAATTAGCCAATATGGAATACGTGAAGGGGTCTTATACGAAAAATTATTAGGTAAGGATATTCATAATATTGATATTTTAGAATTCTCTTTAAATAATATTTTAACTAATAACGATTTAAACATTACTCATGCTGATAAAATCAGGGATTTATGTTTTGTTATCTATAAATATCTTGAAAATTCAAATTCTAAATATTCAAGATTAGAAAATAAATTGCTTGGAATCATTGCAAAATTGCATGATGTAGGAGTAAGTATTTCTGTTAAACATGCTTATAAACATAGCTTTTATATCATAATAAATTCTTTAATAGCAGGGCTTTCACATAAAGAAATCCTGATGACAGCATATTCAATAGCACTTAGCGGAAAATTCGATTATAAAATTATAGATGAATACAAAGACTTACTAACGAAGGATCAAATACTTATCTGCAAAAGACTTTCAACCATTTTATGCTTAGCTCATAAAATTGATAAATATTTCTATAATAGTTTAGCTGAAGTTGTAGTTATTAATGAAAAAGATAATTTCAAATTAGCTATACCAAAGGCTAGTGTAAAATATATGAAGGATAGTCTGCCTGTAGAAATGGATGAAAGTTTTAAAAAGTGCTTTGATAAAAAATTATGCATTATTGAATTATAA
- a CDS encoding AI-2E family transporter, whose amino-acid sequence MKFEFDKKLLKYSIYITITAVIIYIAFLIIFNIGTIFGVTFDTLGYILGLIKPLIIGIIIAYLLYPLTKAIEKFLEKNKVFKIKKASIRRILAITLSYLLIVGIFSGLLLGIYFMIGGQLSNNTTLTNITQHIGLYISNTSFSPSSIKETLDKINNPLINSMNPYIVDGVVYLQKYVENNLGNMTSYVMSIGSSVAIFFIALVISIYLLKDSEYFFDLWHKIYNLIFRKSKVGGKITYVFKVIHQSFSNYLKGQLLEAFFVGVLSAVSLSIVGIDYAIIIGIFAGITNMIPYVGPIVGTVLAAIMGLLSGTPINVLYAVIAMLIVQQIDGHLLAPKIVGDSVGLHAVFIIIAILIGGDVGGILGMLLAVPIAASLKVLINNWYENHTKVQTNSDDIKNTTD is encoded by the coding sequence ATGAAATTTGAATTTGATAAAAAATTACTTAAATACTCAATATATATAACTATTACTGCAGTAATAATATATATAGCATTCTTAATTATTTTTAATATTGGTACAATTTTTGGAGTTACATTTGATACTTTGGGATATATCTTAGGTTTAATTAAACCATTGATTATAGGTATTATAATAGCATATCTATTATATCCTCTTACTAAAGCCATTGAAAAATTTCTAGAAAAAAATAAAGTATTTAAAATAAAAAAAGCTTCAATAAGACGTATTTTGGCTATCACATTATCTTATCTTTTAATAGTAGGCATTTTTTCAGGTTTACTATTAGGTATATATTTTATGATTGGTGGACAACTATCCAACAACACTACCTTAACAAATATTACGCAACATATAGGATTATATATAAGCAATACTTCCTTTTCTCCAAGCTCTATTAAAGAAACTTTAGATAAAATAAATAACCCTCTTATTAATAGTATGAATCCTTACATTGTTGATGGTGTAGTTTACTTACAAAAATATGTTGAAAATAATCTAGGTAATATGACCTCTTATGTTATGTCAATTGGAAGTAGTGTTGCAATTTTTTTCATTGCTCTAGTAATAAGTATTTATCTATTGAAAGATTCTGAGTACTTTTTCGACTTATGGCATAAAATATATAACTTAATTTTTAGGAAAAGTAAGGTAGGAGGTAAGATAACTTATGTCTTTAAAGTTATTCATCAATCCTTTTCAAATTATTTAAAAGGACAATTACTCGAAGCATTTTTTGTTGGAGTTTTATCTGCTGTTTCCCTTTCAATAGTTGGTATTGATTACGCTATTATAATTGGTATTTTCGCAGGAATAACGAATATGATTCCTTATGTAGGACCAATTGTAGGTACTGTTCTTGCAGCTATTATGGGATTACTCAGTGGAACTCCTATAAATGTCCTTTATGCAGTAATAGCAATGCTTATAGTTCAGCAAATTGATGGACATCTTTTAGCACCTAAAATTGTTGGAGATAGTGTAGGCTTACATGCTGTATTTATAATAATAGCGATTTTAATAGGTGGAGATGTTGGTGGAATCCTTGGAATGCTTCTTGCAGTTCCAATAGCGGCTTCTCTAAAAGTGCTTATAAACAACTGGTATGAAAATCACACAAAAGTTCAAACTAATTCTGATGATATAAAAAATACAACTGATTAG
- a CDS encoding transglutaminase domain-containing protein, with amino-acid sequence MKSFIKKILFVLMVISTFSGQVVFAKDDDLSSYIYNHLENWDTEFDFSYNKSDVLDYVRSIAQKDDYLDRSLESLVYERRGLTGTLKVTYKTTKTQEEYISEELKKIISTTITDSMSDFDKVKAINKYLIDRFEYDDSLVSDNSYSALTTGKTTCQGYAMTTYKLLNLVGIENKIVLGTLDGVPHGWNLVKLNGKWYHLDVTNNDAVGNDKYFLRKDSILVADGFSWENNKYPKCDEDYDFGNSNNGIGQSTIGYKSNVDGNWTLNNGKWYFYKKTRTYAKSWNIIDGKWYFFSNNGDMETGWISFGGKWYYCYPDSGAMAVNTVVNGYTVDGSGAWVA; translated from the coding sequence ATGAAGAGCTTTATAAAAAAAATATTATTTGTACTGATGGTAATATCAACATTTAGTGGACAAGTTGTATTTGCTAAAGATGATGATTTAAGTTCATATATATACAATCATTTAGAAAATTGGGATACTGAATTTGATTTTTCATATAATAAATCAGATGTATTGGATTATGTAAGAAGCATTGCACAAAAGGATGATTATTTAGATAGATCATTGGAGTCATTAGTGTATGAAAGAAGAGGATTGACCGGAACCTTAAAAGTTACATATAAAACCACAAAAACTCAAGAAGAATATATTTCAGAAGAGTTAAAAAAAATAATTTCAACAACGATTACTGATTCTATGAGTGATTTTGATAAAGTTAAGGCTATAAATAAATATTTGATTGATAGATTTGAATATGATGATAGTCTTGTATCAGACAATTCATATTCTGCATTAACTACTGGAAAAACTACATGTCAAGGCTATGCTATGACTACCTATAAATTATTAAATTTAGTGGGAATAGAAAATAAGATTGTCCTTGGAACCTTGGATGGAGTTCCTCATGGCTGGAATTTAGTTAAGCTTAATGGAAAGTGGTATCATTTAGATGTTACAAATAATGATGCTGTAGGAAATGATAAATATTTTCTTAGAAAGGACAGTATATTAGTTGCAGATGGATTTAGTTGGGAGAATAACAAATATCCAAAATGTGATGAAGATTATGACTTTGGAAATAGCAATAATGGGATAGGGCAATCTACGATTGGATATAAGTCCAATGTTGATGGAAATTGGACTTTAAATAATGGCAAATGGTATTTTTATAAGAAGACTAGAACTTATGCTAAGAGCTGGAATATTATTGATGGTAAATGGTATTTCTTTAGCAATAATGGTGACATGGAAACTGGTTGGATTTCTTTTGGTGGAAAGTGGTATTATTGCTATCCAGATAGTGGAGCAATGGCGGTAAATACAGTAGTAAATGGTTATACCGTTGATGGAAGTGGTGCCTGGGTGGCATAA
- a CDS encoding MATE family efflux transporter, producing the protein MLIRKNVLKLTIPIIIEQTFVMLLGVCNTIMAGHIGKEAVSAIGMVDSMNNLFISFFAALSVGATVVVAQQIGQGQTKKANETAKQAIASGLVVSGMITLFLWIFRVPIINVLYGSAEELVKLDAKLYIEFTLLTYPFIAIEQISNGILRGTGDTKTPMLITMFMNVVNIILGYILIYGIDAIHIPSFGIMGAAMAIAIARTIGTIVIIFVLLRGSKNIKIKKIYPFKFDMKIQKNIFNIGVPAGMEAVIFQTGKLLVQVFIVTMGTASIAANAIGMSISQIINVPGNALCLAATTLVGQYIGRNDIKGGKNTLIYLVKFATICLVFVAMLFVPIAEWVAGFYTTDPEVIRLTATLLKSNSIAMVTWGISFVLSSGLKGAGDTRYTMMTAFIGMWVFRIGLGYIFGIVLKIGVLGIWLAMYVDWIVRGSLYCMRLRGEKWIKHRIKG; encoded by the coding sequence ATGTTAATAAGAAAGAATGTATTAAAATTAACAATACCAATAATTATTGAACAAACTTTTGTTATGTTGCTTGGAGTATGTAATACAATAATGGCTGGTCATATTGGTAAAGAAGCTGTGTCTGCAATTGGAATGGTGGATTCAATGAATAATTTGTTTATATCATTTTTTGCAGCTTTATCAGTAGGGGCAACAGTAGTAGTTGCCCAACAAATTGGACAAGGCCAAACTAAAAAAGCTAATGAAACTGCAAAACAAGCAATTGCATCGGGACTGGTGGTATCTGGAATGATAACATTGTTCTTATGGATTTTTCGGGTACCTATTATAAATGTTTTGTATGGTTCTGCTGAGGAATTAGTTAAATTAGATGCAAAGTTGTATATAGAATTTACTTTGTTAACATATCCTTTTATAGCAATTGAACAAATTTCTAATGGAATATTAAGGGGAACTGGAGATACTAAAACGCCAATGTTGATTACTATGTTTATGAATGTAGTAAATATAATCTTGGGATACATATTGATTTACGGAATAGATGCTATTCACATTCCGTCCTTTGGAATAATGGGAGCTGCTATGGCGATAGCTATAGCTAGAACAATTGGTACAATAGTAATAATCTTTGTGTTACTACGAGGAAGTAAAAATATAAAAATTAAAAAGATATATCCATTTAAGTTTGATATGAAAATTCAAAAAAATATATTCAATATTGGTGTTCCAGCTGGAATGGAGGCAGTAATTTTCCAAACGGGTAAATTACTAGTCCAAGTCTTTATAGTTACAATGGGGACAGCTTCAATTGCAGCAAATGCAATTGGAATGTCTATATCACAAATAATTAATGTTCCAGGAAATGCACTTTGCTTAGCTGCAACAACTTTAGTAGGGCAGTATATTGGGAGAAATGATATTAAAGGTGGAAAAAATACTTTAATATATTTAGTTAAATTTGCAACAATTTGTTTAGTTTTTGTTGCAATGCTTTTTGTTCCAATTGCAGAATGGGTAGCAGGTTTTTATACTACTGACCCAGAAGTAATAAGGCTTACAGCAACTCTTCTTAAAAGTAATAGTATTGCAATGGTTACTTGGGGGATTTCCTTTGTTTTATCGTCAGGTCTTAAAGGAGCAGGAGATACTAGGTATACAATGATGACTGCATTTATAGGTATGTGGGTATTCAGAATTGGTTTAGGGTACATATTTGGGATAGTACTTAAAATAGGTGTTCTAGGAATATGGCTAGCTATGTATGTAGATTGGATTGTAAGAGGAAGTTTGTATTGCATGAGATTAAGAGGCGAAAAATGGATTAAACATAGAATAAAAGGATAA
- a CDS encoding methyl-accepting chemotaxis protein, which translates to MKNNKILTISVITVIIVASTMVPAILGMSITVTASVSLIAAIVAAIFISLGMNQNVNVLEVYKEAPQEVVSAVKEEEPIINTTYMNKGNTEEIKEVMTFQEETLGDLSNIFSNVISKVEKAENIFVELDQSSEATNDKVNKLAEALAKTMYLSSVSSESIENITVAMQKLNDSNKILNESVQVANNYTKEATEIIHLIGNIANQTNLLALNAAIEAARAGEAGKGFSVVAAEIRKLADNVKTAVNSVSEIINSITASINTTTDNANESGQLISETIDTVKVSDDLFKQIVGEIIEIDGNATIVGELSERSETVKAAIEEISASQQEAFNKFSEILDKLVQNIRTMKNI; encoded by the coding sequence ATGAAAAATAACAAAATCTTAACAATTAGCGTTATAACAGTAATAATTGTAGCTAGTACTATGGTACCTGCAATTCTAGGAATGTCAATAACAGTTACAGCATCAGTAAGCTTGATAGCAGCAATTGTAGCAGCTATATTTATAAGCTTAGGTATGAATCAAAATGTAAATGTTTTAGAAGTTTATAAGGAAGCACCACAAGAGGTAGTTTCTGCAGTAAAGGAAGAAGAGCCTATAATTAATACAACTTATATGAATAAAGGCAATACAGAAGAAATTAAAGAAGTAATGACGTTCCAAGAAGAAACGTTAGGTGATTTAAGTAATATTTTTAGTAATGTAATTAGTAAAGTTGAAAAAGCTGAGAATATTTTTGTAGAGTTAGACCAATCCTCAGAAGCTACAAATGACAAAGTCAATAAGCTTGCTGAAGCATTAGCTAAAACAATGTATCTTTCTAGTGTTAGCAGTGAGAGTATTGAAAATATAACTGTTGCTATGCAAAAATTAAACGATTCCAATAAAATATTAAATGAATCAGTACAGGTTGCTAATAATTACACTAAGGAAGCAACTGAAATAATTCATCTTATAGGAAATATTGCAAATCAAACTAATCTGCTAGCATTAAATGCAGCAATTGAAGCAGCAAGAGCTGGTGAAGCAGGAAAAGGTTTTTCAGTTGTTGCAGCAGAAATTAGGAAGTTGGCTGATAACGTAAAAACCGCCGTAAATAGTGTTAGTGAAATTATTAATAGTATTACAGCTTCAATAAATACAACAACAGATAATGCAAATGAAAGTGGACAACTTATTAGCGAAACAATAGATACAGTAAAAGTATCAGACGATTTGTTTAAGCAAATAGTTGGAGAAATAATTGAAATTGATGGAAATGCTACAATAGTTGGAGAATTAAGTGAAAGAAGTGAAACAGTAAAAGCTGCAATAGAAGAGATATCTGCAAGCCAACAAGAGGCATTTAATAAATTCTCCGAGATTTTGGATAAATTAGTTCAAAATATCAGAACAATGAAAAATATATAA
- a CDS encoding phosphodiester glycosidase family protein, with protein MATESVKSTKDVKKNKMFKPLVVLVGILYIAVFLAVTTPLLLLYGPYDNTRKVFISTLLGTRHAYLVNDFMSQEEINKILGVNNQKAEEPKEDTTSNLVTDLDKIKVKYTSGNEITRYDIHTDRYNGYVLEIKNPLGVKVAMTKYLGKIGQKTSEMAEDHNAIAAINGGAFVDESSDGTLYAGTGAEPGGFVISGGNLIYPKTNVKRNNVENVIAFTKGGQLIVGDHTLTELQKLNVQEAMCFRRPNIIINGKPQVKDKMADGLNPRTAVGQKEDGTVIFLVIDGRKITAPGASLYDVQQIMLERGAINAGALDGGYSSTMYYKGDVINSPNAWDGERTVATAFYVD; from the coding sequence ATGGCCACAGAAAGTGTTAAATCAACAAAAGATGTGAAGAAAAATAAAATGTTTAAGCCTTTAGTAGTTTTGGTAGGAATATTATATATAGCTGTCTTTTTAGCTGTAACTACTCCTCTATTATTACTATATGGACCATATGATAATACGAGAAAGGTATTTATATCAACTTTACTAGGTACAAGACATGCATATTTAGTAAATGACTTTATGTCTCAAGAAGAAATAAACAAGATTCTAGGTGTAAATAATCAAAAAGCCGAAGAGCCTAAAGAAGATACAACTAGTAATTTGGTTACTGATTTAGATAAAATAAAAGTTAAATATACTAGTGGAAATGAAATAACTAGATATGACATTCATACAGATAGATATAATGGATATGTATTAGAAATTAAAAATCCATTAGGTGTAAAAGTTGCAATGACAAAATATTTAGGGAAAATTGGACAAAAGACAAGTGAAATGGCAGAAGATCATAATGCTATAGCAGCTATAAATGGAGGAGCCTTTGTGGATGAGTCTTCAGATGGTACTCTTTATGCTGGAACTGGAGCTGAACCAGGCGGTTTTGTAATTTCAGGTGGAAATTTAATATATCCAAAAACTAATGTAAAGAGAAATAATGTTGAAAATGTTATAGCTTTTACAAAAGGTGGTCAGCTTATTGTTGGAGACCATACCCTTACAGAATTACAAAAATTAAATGTACAAGAGGCAATGTGCTTTAGAAGACCTAACATAATAATTAATGGAAAACCGCAAGTTAAGGATAAAATGGCAGATGGGTTAAATCCAAGAACAGCAGTTGGTCAAAAAGAAGATGGTACTGTAATATTTTTAGTTATAGATGGGAGAAAAATTACCGCGCCTGGGGCAAGTTTATATGATGTTCAACAAATAATGTTAGAGAGAGGCGCTATAAACGCAGGTGCTCTAGATGGTGGATATTCATCGACAATGTATTATAAAGGAGATGTAATTAACTCTCCAAATGCATGGGATGGTGAAAGAACTGTTGCCACAGCTTTTTATGTGGATTAG